In Salvelinus namaycush isolate Seneca chromosome 17, SaNama_1.0, whole genome shotgun sequence, one genomic interval encodes:
- the si:ch211-159i8.4 gene encoding matrix-remodeling-associated protein 5 has translation MQLEDKHVGRERERVNQKNNPVWTNRRRPPYRRGRPPQRRVRPQKPSLPSSHKPQTTLPQPATTVEKQESTASQNDNSKMEDNITEHIPTISTHDDNEPVDPIIKPNTATDKSDSIDIKSLTPEVKDPSIVNPSNREHVPAPETITSAENLPPPTEVPRQERTWENLNKQDVIRQTTQNRQTSPKITTTTKPTHINYDIHLKPNLSHDTVAMATPVLTKFDVSDKGAAKPETPLTKVHFLNPTPKKSQDKTQTHLRTVAKGSAAREDILRNTHRNSYKKEEDHSQMKPDSPSLPIHPWIYQQNVQMRVQTTPPPRAPTPYWPYSRFPVWPSGHGSGPHPAFTERPMLFPHPGGRGVGVTNRPEITAETVRPTAFISASPGSGMAASLTSHPPHRGPGQASRTRQQDLLMLSKLRNRYRQAQLDRILQLGKRVTTKPKISHPTPRPHYQPPTPSYNYWPVPPTTSLPVPTNRPYSTASVLYGSRWHYSHWGPKRLSTALPFPNLMGSGVKPRISSVNTVSVSALAEGDVLLPCEASGDPQPALSWTKVSTGATVQANTKHGQRFEVVKNGTFVIKNVQLQDRGQYLCTAQNTFGSDRMVITLAVLTQPPKIIGPHSREVPVYLGKAISLDCVASGKPQAQISWILPDRTFVRDVGAFDRSASLLANGTLRIQSANFSSKGDYRCIASNAAGADTVTFHIHVAALPPTINEEASESIVIQEGRSVYVHCTAKGEPAPVLKWTLPAGVHVKPSQFLGRRLFVFPNGTLYIKNISPEDSGRYECSVTNAVGAARRVLYLKTRQEVPSLRLSHHPSQQHRVTAMYGSTVYLHCPESTGSPRGTLWQLPSKTLLEHRYSPERPVTVFSNGTLRILQLTEKDGGSYLCMFQRPNGEDMELFQVQVLMMPPKIEHLATAQKRVTSGENFQVDCVASGLPDPEVSWSLPDGTMINNALQSDDSGTRSRRYVIFGNGTLLLQQMGKKDEGDYTCHAKNELGEDEMKVSIKVGPDFPRITSKAQLLLTARLGESAYMTCQATGEPPPTIVWLSPSNDVITSSSTKYQILDDGTLVIKKVTLADQGKYACVARSSAGDDIKNIKIQVEPREPHINEQAGRSSMKVLAVSYQTTLLDCRAEGKPEPRVSWAAPYGLSLPTPYLGGRFQVHKNGSLELRGVRKTDEGQYVCLAKNHLGEASLAIELEVASIAEKPSFAMPNIEILPIKQDGSDVTLECPARGKPNPEFVWILPNGTALMPGTRHQHFTHYRGNGTLRIAQPVTADKGVYRCLAKNVAGTAEKRYALEPGRKPVIRGTTGIMKITFGQILNLPCSVDGWPQASITWTLPNGLVLDKPQVIGRITFLSNGTLQLKEVATFDRGTYVCKATNTFGSSALSYPVAVMVYPPSITNAPPSITRVHRGSSVTLSCIAAGIPKPEITWTLPGRTTLVPNNRFTAQGGIHMTVEGSLVIQDPVLMNSGIYKCNAKNALGSDFKATYLQVI, from the exons ATGCAGCTCGAAGACAAGCatgtggggagggagagagagagagtgaaccagAAGAACAATCCTGTTTGGACAAACAGACGAAGACCCCCTTACAGACGGGGCAGACCCCCACAGAGACGGGTTCGACCTCAGAaaccctccctcccctcatcacacAAACCACAGACGACACTCCCTCAACCCGCAACAACAGTGGAAAAACAAGAATCTACTGCATCGCAAAACGACAATTCTAAAATGGAGGACAATATTACAGAACACATACCCACTATTTCAACACATGATGACAATGAGCCTGTTGACCCGATCATTAAGCCCAACACTGCTACAGACAAATCAGATAGCATTGACATAAAATCATTAACACCAGAGGTGAAAGACCCTAGTATAGTTAACCCATCAAACAGGGAGCATGTGCCTGCACCAGAGACAATCACCTCAGCAGAAAATCTACCTCCCCCAACTGAGGTGCCTCGACAGGAGAGGACATGGGAGAACTTAAATAAACAGGATGTTATTAGACAGACTACCCAAAACAGGCAAACATCCCCAaagataacaacaacaacaaagcccACTCATATTAATTATGACATTCATTTAAAACCTAATTTGTCACATGATACGGTTGCTATGGCAACACCCGTCCTGACTAAATTTGACGTTTCAGATAAAGGAGCTGCAAAGCCAGAAACCCCTTTAACAAAAGTACATTTTCTAAATCCAACTCCTAAAAAATCACAAGATAAGACACAAACACATTTGAGAACCGTTGCAAAAGGCAGTGCTGCTCGGGAGGACATTCTgaggaacacacacagaaactcaTATAAAAAGGAGGAGGATCACTCTCAAATGAAACCTGACAGTCCCAGTCTCCCCATCCACCCCTGGATCTACCAACAGAACGTCCAAATGAGAGTTCAAACCACCCCTCCACCCCGCGCTCCCACCCCCTATTGGCCTTATAGCCGCTTCCCAGTGTGGCCCTCAGGTCATGGTTCAGGGCCACATCCTGCCTTTACGGAGAGGCCCATGCTTTTCCCCCACCCAGGGGGCCGGGGCGTTGGGGTCACCAATCGACCAGAAATCACAGCTGAGACTGTCAGGCCCACAGCGTTCATCTCTGCTTCACCGGGCAGTGGCATGGCAGCCTCACTGACCTCCCACCCGCCCCACAGGGGCCCAGGCCAGGCCAGCAGGACCCGACAGCAGGACCTCTTAATGCTCTCCAAGCTCAGAAACAGATACAGACAGGCTCAGCTGGACCGTATTTTACAGCTAGGGAAGAGAGTGACAACTAAGCCCAAGATCAGTCACCCTACACCTAGACCTCACTACCAGCCTCCCACTCCATCATACAACTACTGGCCTGTGCCGCCCACCACCTCCCTCCCCGTGCCCACCAACAGGCCCTACTCCACAGCCAGTGTCCTGTACGGCAGCCGCTGGCACTACAGCCACTGGGGCCCGAAGAGGCTGAGCACGGCCCTGCCATTCCCCAACCTGATGGGTAGTGGGGTGAAGCCTAGGATCAGCTCTGTGAACACAGTCAGTGTGTCTGCCCTGGCTGAGGGTGATGTGCTGCTGCCCTGTGAAGCATCAGGAGACCCACAGCCAGCGCTCTCCTGGACTAAAGTCTCCACAG GTGCAACCGTCCAAGCCAACACAAAACACGGACAGAGATTTGAAGTTGTAAAGAACGGCACCTTTGTGATTAAAAACGTTCAGCTACAGGACAGAGGCCAGTACCTCTGCACAGCACAGAACACATTTGGCTCGGACCGAATGGTCATTACCCTGGCTGTGCTGACCCAGCCTCCCAAAATCATAGGTCCCCACTCCAGAGAGGTCCCAGTGTATTTGGGGAAGGCTATAAGCTTAGACTGTGTAGCCTCTGGCAAGCCCCAGGCTCAGATCTCCTGGATTCTTCCAGACAGGACCTTTGTGCGTGATGTGGGAGCTTTTGACAGGTCAGCCTCTCTGCTGGCTAACGGCACCCTGAGGATCCAATCAGCTAACTTCTCCAGTAAAGGCGACTATAGGTGTATTGCTAGCAATGCGGCCGGGGCTGACACAGTGACTTTTCACATCCACGTGGCAGCGCTACCGCCCACCATCAACGAGGAGGCCTCGGAGAGCATTGTCATCCAGGAAGGGAGAAGTGTGTACGTCCACTGCACTGCCAAGGGAGAGCCTGCGCCCGTGCTAAAGTGGACCCTCCCTGCAGGGGTACATGTCAAACCCTCTCAGTTCCTCGGCAGGAGACTGTTTGTCTTCCCCAATGGGACGCTGTACATCAAGAACATCTCTCCGGAAGACTCTGGGAGGTATGAGTGCTCTGTGACCAACGCAGTGGGCGCGGCCAGGAGAGTTCTGTACCTGAAGACCAGGCAGGAGGTCCCCAGCCTGCGACTGTCACACCACCCCTCCCAACAGCACAGAGTCACAGCCATGTATGGCTCCACTGTATACCTGCACTGTCCAGAGTCCACTGGCTCTCCCCGTGGCACTCTGTGGCAGCTACCGTCCAAAACATTGCTGGAACATCGCTACAG CCCTGAGAGACCTGTCACCGTGTTTTCCAATGGGACCTTACGGATCCTGCAGCTGACTGAAAAAGACGGAGGTAGCTACCTGTGTATGTTCCAGAGGCCCAACGGTGAGGACATGGAGCTGTTCCAGGTGCAGGTGCTCATGATGCCACCTAAGATCGAACATCTGGCCACAGCTCAGAAGAGGGTGACCTCCGGGGAGAACTTCCAGGTGGACTGTGTTGCCTCAGGCCTCCCTGACCCAGAGGTGTCCTGGAGCCTCCCTGATGGAACCATGATCAACAACGCCCTACAGTCGGACGACAGCGGCACCCGTTCTCGCCGCTATGTCATCTTTGGGAATGGAACACTGTTGCTGCAGCAGATGGGAAAGAAGGATGAGGGGGACTATACATGCCATGCTAAGAATGAACTGGGGGAGGATGAGATGAAGGTGAGCATCAAAGTAGGCCCTGACTTTCCCCGAATCACATCCAAGGCTCAGTTGTTGCTCACGGCCCGACTAGGAGAGTCTGCCTATATGACGTGTCAGGCGACTGGGGAGCCTCCACCAACCATTGTGTGGCTCTCCCCAAGCAATGATGTCATCACATCCTCTTCAACCAAATACCAAATCTTAGATGATGGGACTTTGGTGATAAAGAAGGTGACTTTGGCCGACCAAGGGAAGTATGCTTGTGTGGCAAGGAGTTCTGCTGGGGATGACATCAAGAACATTAAGATACAAGTAGAACCAAGAGAGCCACACATCAATGAACAAGCTGGAAGAAGCAGTATGAAAGTGTTGGCAGTATCTTATCAGACAACACTGCTCGACTGCAGAGCGGAGGGCAAGCCTGAGCCACGCGTTTCCTGGGCCGCACCCTACGGCCTCTCTCTGCCAACACCTTACCTGGGAGGACGCTTTCAAGTCCACAAGAATGGGAGTCTAGAGCTACGTGGAGTGAGGAAGACAGACGAGGGTCAGTATGTGTGTTTGGCCAAAAATCACTTGGGAGAAGCAAGCCTGGCAATTGAGCTTGAAGTGGCATCCATAGCAGAGAAGCCAAGCTTCGCCATGCCGAACATTGAGATTTTACCAATAAAACAAGATGGAAGTGATGTCACTCTGGAGTGTCCTGCCCGCGGTAAGCCAAACCCAGAGTTTGTTTGGATCCTGCCAAATGGCACAGCGCTGATGCCAGGCACTAGACATCAACACTTCACTCACTATAGAGGAAACGGGACGTTGCGCATCGCCCAGCCAGTGACAGCTGACAAAGGGGTTTACCGTTGTCTGGCGAAAAACGTGGCTGGGACTGCAGAGAAGCGATACGCTCTAGAACCAGGAAGAAAGCCTGTGATTCGAGGCACAACAGGGATCATGAAGATCACGTTTGGCCAAATTCTCAACCTGCCGTGCTCTGTGGATGGCTGGCCACAGGCCTCAATCACATGGACCCTACCAAACGGCCTGGTCCTGGACAAGCCCCAGGTTATTGGGAGAATTACATTTTTATCAAACGGCACGCTTCAACTCAAAGAGGTCGCCACATTTGACAGGGGAACCTACGTCTGCAAGGCCACCAACACATTTGGGTCATCTGCGTTGTCATACCCAGTTGCAGTTATGGTGTATCCTCCAAGTATCACAAACGCACCCCCTTCCATCACTAGAGTCCACAGAGGTTCATCAGTAACACTTAGCTGCATCGCTGCAGGCATACCAAAGCCTGAAATAACATGGACTCTACCTGGAAGAACCACACTTGTTCCCAACAACCGTTTCACGGCACAGGGAGGAATTCACATGACAGTTGAGGGCAGCTTGGTCATACAAGACCCAGTGCTTATGAACTCAGGGATTTACAAATGCAATGCAAAAAATGCTCTAGGAAGTGACTTCAAAGCAACATATCTTCAGGTGATCTGA
- the LOC120062160 gene encoding matrix-remodeling-associated protein 5-like, which translates to MAAEGVTVLAPWLRLRAVLLLLVLLLSPLALCAPCPRGCSCPGIKEVHCTFRHLTSAPRNLPKDTERVNLGYNSLQAVGGSEFTQLRQLEMLMLHGNDITTVSPGAFYSLRSLQILKLSYNKLEAITPGMFEGLVSLVRLHLDRNNIDFIEPYTFSGLTSLKLLQLEGNKLRDLHPHSFITLSLLGNFWSSGLRHLHLSDNQLHYLQPGTLMPLSKLELLSLHGNPWTCDCHLQWLLEWNNKHEGVIKCKKERDAASGESCAVCSSPQSLNGSQVLGLSAGQLACERPSLVSHLKQWDSPGWDDADSEPDLPYTRDLERPLGHLTFVLTDNHGNKAHVACDVRRPSESSSMTWENLRTSGEVAVNVSLVSLLECEIDRDALQNLWRLVAYYYESPALLERGMRRENTSRVTFQYSQGHNEESPYFTDLKGHLMAEPTWLLQPRVTLQLNRRQTTTKKLVLDFTTFISKHISGRGEQEDVTSSWALIQRGSPGRVQSVLEGSEVSLGCTVISSGSQSVEWMLPDLSILEESNFRLVSEGGRLVIGNASVSDSGLYHCLVRTETDVDMVPVRLTVKERLLSPNTLNGKKMEVESGESLSLPCYVNSAQPSETRWYLPKNQILQPSQPKGRVYVNQNGSLVIKKTTHEDAGEYSCLAANLYGVDMLAHLVVVTGEKDSDAKEEFEKESPGVETARGESPLFGSKEDEGEGSGFQEIKGPHATQSPKRVGGQQRYPGGFLRPGMKGKRIKDNKRKPNKSVKELDPNRWAEILAKANAKPPTLPPTRPPPTTPTTKTATTMTAKTTTTTPKPTTTTTTTTTKPTTTTPQEGKHYLWTVVEVEEVQTQIQTQS; encoded by the exons ATGGCTGCTGAGGGTGTCACTGTCCTGGCTCCCTGGCTGAGActgagggcagtgctgttgttgCTGGTGCTGCTCCTCTCCCCGCTGGCCCTGTGTGCCCCATGCCCCAGGGGCTGCAGCTGCCCCGGCATCAAGGAGGTACACTGCACCTTCCGCCACCTCACCTCTGCCCCACGTAACCTGCCCAAGGACACAGAGAGGGTTAACCTGGG ctataacagcctccaggcAGTGGGGGGGTCAGAGTTCACACAACTCCGCCAGCTGGAGATGCTTATGCTCCATGGGAATGATATCACGACCGTGTCTCCAGGAGCGTTTTACAGCCTGCGCTCTCTGCAG ATTCTGAAGCTGAGCTACAACAAGCTGGAGGCCATCACCCCTGGTATGTTTGAGGGCTTGGTCAGCCTGGTGCGACTCCACCTGGACCGCAACAACATAGACTTCATCGAGCCGTACACCTTCAGTGGGCTAACATCATTAAAACTCCTACAGCTAGAGGGCAACAAGCTGAGGGACCTCCACCCACACAGcttcatcaccctctctctcctggggAACTTCTGGAGCTCTGGGCTGCGTCACCTCCACCTGTCGGACAACCAGCTGCACTACCTCCAGCCTGGGACCCTGATGCCCCTCAGCAAACTGGAGCTGCTCTCCCTGCATGGCAACCCTTGGACCTGTGACTGCCATCTCCAGTGGCTGCTAGAGTGGAACAACAAACATGAGG gagTGATTAAGTGTAAGAAGGAGCGGGACGCTGCCTCTGGTGAGAGCTGTGCTGTCTGCTCCTCACCTCAGTCCTTAAATGGCAGCCAGGTCCTGGGACTGTCTGCTGGCCAGCTGGCCTGTGAGCGGCCCTCTCTGGTGTCCCATCTGAAGCAGTGGGACAGCCCCGGCTGGGACGACGCGGACTCAGAGCCCGACCTGCCCTACACCAGGGACCTGGAACGTCCCCTGGGCCACCTCACCTTCGTCCTGACCGACAACCACGGGAACAAAGCACACGTGGCCTGCGATGTCCGGCGGCCCAGCGAGAGCTCCTCCATGACATGGGAGAACCTGCGGACGTCCGGGGAGGTGGCGGTCAACGTGAGCCTGGTCAGCCTGCTGGAGTGTGAGATCGACCGGGACGCTCTGCAGAACCTCTGGAGGCTGGTGGCCTACTACTACGAGAGCCCTGCCCTCTTGGAGAGGGGAATGAGGAGGGAGAACACCAGCAGAGTCACGTTTCAGTACTCCCAGGGACACAACGAGGAATCCCCTTACTTTACAGATCTCAAAGGACACTTAATGGCTGAACCGACGTGGCTCCTCCAACCAAGGGTCACCCTGCAGCTGAACAGACGGCAAACCACCACGAAAAAACTGGTGCTGGACTTTACCACGTTCATCTCCAAGCACATCAGTGGTAGGGGAGAGCAGGAGGATGTGACTTCCTCCTGGGCCCTAATACAGAGAGGAAGCCCTGGGAGAGTTCAATCTGTGCTGGAGGGCTCTGAGGTCAGTCTGGGGTGTACAGTTATCAGTTCAGGGTCACAGTCTGTGGAGTGGATGCTCCCAGATCTATCTATCCTGGAAGAATCTAATTTCCGGCTGGTGTCTGAGGGAGGCAGACTGGTCATTGGAAATGCTAGTGTGTCTGACTCTGGGCTGTATCACTGTCTAGTCCGCACAGAGACTGATGTGGACATGGTGCCTGTGAGGTTGACAGTGAAAGAACGCCTGCTCAGTCCGAACACTCTAAATGGGAAGAAGATGGAAGTGGAGAGCGGGGAGTCCCTCTCACTCCCCTGCTATGTGAACTCAGCACAGCCTAGCGAGACACGCTGGTACCTCCCTAAAAATCAGATCCTACAACCGTCGCAACCGAAGGGGAGGGTCTACGTCAATCAAAATGGATCCCTGGTGATCAAAAAGACAACTCATGAGGACGCTGGGGAGTACAGCTGTTTGGCTGCTAACCTCTATGGAGTAGACATGTTGGCTCATCTCGTGGTCGTCACAGGGGAGAAAGACTCGGATGCAAAAGAAGAGTTTGAGAAAGAATCACCTGGTGTTGAAACAGCCAGAGGAGAATCACCTTTGTTTGGGAGTAAGGAGGATGAAGGTGAGGGGTCAGGATTCCAGGAGATAAAAGGCCCCCATGCTACACAGTCTCCTAAGAGGGTGGGTGGACAACAGAGGTACCCTGGAGGGTTTTTACGCCCTGGTATGAAAGGGAAGAGGATCAAGGATAACAAGAGGAAACCTAATAAGTCTGTCAAGGAGCTCGACCCCAACCGCTGGGCTGAGATCCTAGCCAAAGCTAACGCTAAACCTCCGACACTACCGCCTACAAGACCACCACCAACTACACCAACAACAAAAACAGCAACGACAATGACAGCCAAAACCACCACTACTACTCCTaaacccactactactactaccactactactactaaacccactactactac GCCCCAAGAGGGAAAGCATTACTTGTGGAccgtggtagaggtagaggaggtccaAACCCAGATTCAGACTCAGTCATAA